The segment CGGGGACGGCCTCGTGTTCGTCAACGAGAAGGACCAGCAGGTTTACACCCAGCCCTTGGACAACACGCCGCCGCGCCCCCTTACCCAGGACCCCGCCTGCCGCTATGGCGATGTGCAATGGCATGACGGGCAGGCTCTGGCTGTGGAGGAGCGCCATGGCGAAACCGTGGAGCACCGCCTGGTGGCTTTGGCCGAGGGGACGCGTCAGGTGCTGGCCGAAGGCGCCGATTTCTACGCCTCGCCCACGGTCAGCCCGGACGGGCAGCGCCTGGCCTGGATCGAATGGGACCGCCCGGCGCAGCCGTGGACGGTAACGCGGCTGATGACCTGCCGTCGCGAGGCCAGCGGCCAATGGGGGGCAGCGCAAACGGTAGCAGCGGGCGATGAATCGCTGCAGCAACCTCGCTTCGATACGGCTAACCGCCTGTACTGCCTGTCCGATCGCAACAGTTTCTGGCAGCCGTGGGGTGAGCTTGATGGCAGCTGGCAAGCGCTGGCAAGCGAGCCTGCCGACCATGCCGCAGCACCGTGGCAACTGGGCGCCAGTACCTGGCTGGCACTCGGGCCACAGCATTACCTGGCCACTTGGTTCGAAGCAGGTTTCGGGCAACTGGGCCTGCGCACGCCCGATGGTCGCAGCGAGCGGTTCGCCAGCGCCTATACCCGCTTCCGCCACCTGGCCATGGACGCCACCTGCGTGTATGCCATCGCCGCCTCGCCTATCAGCCCTGCGGCGGTCATTGCGATTGCCCGTGACACCCATGAAGTGAACGTACTGGCCGGTGGCGCCGAGGTATTACCGGCGCATCGGATCAGCTTGCCCCAGTCATTTCATTGCGGGGCTGGAGAGGCGCTGGCCCATGGCTTTTTCTATCCGGCTGCCGGCAGTATCACGCCATCGCCGCTGATCGTCTTCGTTCACGGCGGCCCGACCTCGGCCTGCTATCCCGTGCTCGACCCGAGAATCCAGTTCTGGACCCACCGAGGCTTCGCCGTTGCCGACCTCAACTACCGCGGCAGTAGTGGCTATGGCCGTGAGTACCGCCATGCCCTGCACCTGCGTTGGGGCCAAAGCGATGTAGAAGATGCCTGCTCAGCCGTCGAGCGTCTGGCTGCCGATGGCCTGATCGACAGGACCCAGGTGTTCATCCGGGGCGGCAGCGCCGGCGGCTACACCGCTCTTTGCGCACTGGCGTTCACGGACGTATTCCGGGCAGGCGCGAGCCT is part of the Pseudomonas parafulva genome and harbors:
- a CDS encoding S9 family peptidase — encoded protein: MNETPVSSPEAEFTAAQAVAAGTDFAELKVGDAGLFWVEFRPADDACRIWHWHHHQARCLTPDGFSVRSRVYEYGGGSFCLGGDGLVFVNEKDQQVYTQPLDNTPPRPLTQDPACRYGDVQWHDGQALAVEERHGETVEHRLVALAEGTRQVLAEGADFYASPTVSPDGQRLAWIEWDRPAQPWTVTRLMTCRREASGQWGAAQTVAAGDESLQQPRFDTANRLYCLSDRNSFWQPWGELDGSWQALASEPADHAAAPWQLGASTWLALGPQHYLATWFEAGFGQLGLRTPDGRSERFASAYTRFRHLAMDATCVYAIAASPISPAAVIAIARDTHEVNVLAGGAEVLPAHRISLPQSFHCGAGEALAHGFFYPAAGSITPSPLIVFVHGGPTSACYPVLDPRIQFWTHRGFAVADLNYRGSSGYGREYRHALHLRWGQSDVEDACSAVERLAADGLIDRTQVFIRGGSAGGYTALCALAFTDVFRAGASLYGVSDPVALARATHKFEGDYLDWLIGDPVQDAERYRQRTPLLHAERIKVPVVFFQGELDAVVVPEQTRAMLAALNANGIEAQAHFYEGERHGFRKARNLEHALDQEWRFYCKVLEQH